The genome window CATCCCAATTATTCAGATCTCCTGTAAAGGACCTTGCTCTTTGAAATACACTTTCCATGTTAGTCACACCACTCACATCCCATCCGTTTAAATCCCCGTCGAAGGTTGAGGCTCCGAAGAACATATCAAGCATATCAGTTACAGCTGATAAATCGGGAGTATCAGTGGCATTGTATGTCAAATTGGTAGCCCCCATGAATGCAGAATTCATCGATGTCCAGGCGATATCCCCCCACTGTTCAATGGTAAGAAGCTTCTCTTTGTCTCCTTCGTTATTAAGGTAGATCCGTGGAAAATCGCCGGTAATTTTTACTTCATATTCTCCTGCGGATGTATAGGTGTGTTCAAGAAAATGTTCAATATCATCGCCGGGATTCGTGTTGTAGTCCTCATCACTGTTCCATCGCCCCAGTCTACGTTAAAATCGTAGCCGTTTCCAATCATCGGAATACGAATGGACTGATCGTTGGATGCACCGGGGTTATCGGTTTTCCAGGTGGTAATGAAGGGTGCGAATGTCTGTGCAACAATAGTTGAAGCTGCAAAACCAAAAAACAGTAAAATGAATTGGATCAAAAAAACATGTAGAAATTTATTCATGACGATTATATTAAAATTGTAACAGGCACTCCCCCCGACATACCCTGTTTTGCCAGTGTTATTCCTACATGCAATAAAAGCTTTCGAAATAGCTCAAAAAGTAAAATCTTTTGCAGATCCTGCACTTACCCACGCCAGCCCTCCTGCAGCCGATGCCAGTCCTGTATCTCCGAGGCGGGTTGTTTCACCGGTTTCGGGGTCAATTCTGTAAAGTGCGCTTGAATCACCCATACGGCCGGTTGCATAAAGCATGTTTTCGGACCCGTTAAACGCAAGTCCGGCCCCAGCCCATAAACCACCGGTATCACCGATACTTTCCCAAACCCACTGATTCGAGGGCTGGCTCACATCCAGAGCATAGAGTTCGCGCCGGAATTGAGGTTGTGATTCAGATCCCCTGGCCAGTCCGTACAGAATCCGGTTTCTTGCGTCGAGTGCCAGCCCCTCTATATCGGGTTGATTTGGCGGGCTTAAAACCGTTTCAATCGTTTCCCCCGTATTCGGATTCCTGATATGCAAAAACCCGTTTGAGCTTGCATACAGAATTTTATCTTCTGGGTCATAAGCCAGGCCCTCGGTAAACGCCTGTCCGGAGGGGTCACCGATTACTGAGGCGCTGCTTCCATCAGGAGCGATTCTGTGCAGTGCAAATCTATTTGAACCGATCAACGGTTCTCCTGCCCTTACAGCCGCTAAACCCACACTTACCTCTTCAGCACCGGTTTTGCCGTCACCAACCCTGAATGCTTCAGCAGTCTCCGTATCAACAACATGCAGGCCGTTTGTATCGCCGCCAACACTTAAAAACAGGCCACTTTCAGGGATCTCACCTGGACCCTCATCTTCTGGTTCCTCACCTGTAGTATTACTGCTGCAACTTATTGCAAGTGTTGCAAACACAACTATTAATAAGGCATATCCAATTATTTTTGAGTGAAGTTTATTACCATAGAAAAGAGAGGTTTTATTCATCTGCATCAATATTCTGATTTTGTTAGTCATTAGATGTTGTCTTACTCTCTTATGCATTTATTCTGATTAAATCAGCTCAAAAAGATCTTGCTTGATGAAAAGTTTTATGTTTGTGAGTAGAGTTGCCCTCATTTAAACCTTATAGTTGCGAATTTTACTCCAATTCGGTTACTTTCATTCAAGTCTTTTCCACGATTTTCAGAAAAGCTTTTTAATACTGCGTTATGGCAAACCGAAGCAGAGAGCTGACAAAAATTCTCAACTCATTTTCGGAAAACTCCGAATCTATCAATGAAGCACTGCCGCTGGTGTATGATGAACTGCGAGTTCTGGCACAGCGAGAACTACGCCACGAGCGCAAAGGCCACACGCTAAACACCACCGCCCTCGTACACGAAGCTTACATGAAACTTATAAATCATCCCCCAAAGGGAGAATGGGACGGTCGACATCACTTTTTTGGCATCGCGGCACGGGCCATGCGCCAGATTCTGGTGAACTATGCCAAAAAGAAAAACCGGAAAAAACGGGGCGGTAAGCAAACTCCCGCAGAATTTGATGAAGGGATCTATCTTTCAACAGAAAAAGCGGAGGAGATCGTTGCGCTTGATGAAGCTCTCGGAAGGCTTGAAAAGATTAACGAACGGCAGGCAAGGGTGATAGAGTGCCGGTATTTTGCAGGGTATAATATAGAAGAGACGGCTGACATTCTGGAAATTTCGCCTGCTACTGTAAAAAGAGACTGGACAGTGGCAAAAGCGTGGCTCTATAACCAAATTTATCCAGCAGAATAAACAGGTATTTTGTAACACAACAACTGAATGCTTTGAGCAGACACGGGTTGGATCTCTTTTAATGAATGCGTTGCACGATGGTCTGAAAAGTTGGCCTTGAAGCATTCCCATTGCATGTTATTATTCTGATTGATCTTTTTTGAGCAGTTCTGTTGCATGATATAGAAACCGGACACAATACCATATCTGCTCCAAGATAATTTTTATTTGTCCGCAACAAGTCATTCTAAAAAGCGATGCAAAAAGAACAGTGGCTGGAAATTGAAAAGTATTTTCATCAAGCTCTTGAATTATCAAAAGGGGAGAGAGAAGTATTTTTCCGGAATCTGAAAAGTTCCAACCCTGAAACAGCCTCATCCGTTAAAAAGCTGCTGAAATCTCATTTTGAATCAGAACATTTTCTTCAGCACCCCGTCCTCGATGATTTGATATCCATTCCAAACCAGCGGATCGGTCCGTGGAAAATTATCCGGCAGATCGGGAAGGGAGGAATGAGCATTGTATATCTTGCCGAACGAGCAGATGGCCGCTTTTCAAGAGAAGTAGCTGTTAAATTTCTCTATGGCCTTGATAACAATCGTGATATGCAGCAGCGGATGAAAACCGAACAATCAATCCTTGCACAACTGAACCACCCTAATATCTGCAAGCTGCTGGATGCCGGTATTCATCAGAATCGCCCCTACTTTATCATGGAATATATTGACGGCCCGGTTATTGATAACTGGTGTATATCAAAAAACCTGTCTGTGCGGGAACGGCTTTCCCTCTTCATGCAGGTTTGCGATGCCGTAAGTTATGCCCATCAGCGGCTGATCGTTCACAGGGATATCAAACCATCTAATATTTTGGTGGATTCATCCGGCACCGTAAAACTTCTTGATTTTGGCATTGCAAAGATTATTGGCGATCAAGAAAAAAACAGGTCTGTTACCCTAACCGGCAACCATGTGATGACACCGGAGTATGCAAGTCCCGAGCAGATTCAAAATCACCCCATAACCACGGCAACCGATGTTTATGCGCTGGGACAACTCCTGTTTCTCCTTCTTACGGATACACTGCCATTCGATTTTACAAAGAAAAGTACCTACGAGATTTCTAAAACGATCTCTGAAATTGATCCCGTAAAACCCAGCCAAAAGATTACTGAAACAGCGTTGGAAGAATCATCGGAGCGGACAACTCTGGGAGGGTTCACACGAAAACAAGCTGCAAAACAGTTACGGGGTGATCTTGATAATATCGTTTTAAAAGCCTTGCGAAAAGATCCGCAGCGGCGATACCAATCAGCCGAAAATTTAAAAGCCGATATTCTCAATTATACTGAGAACAGGCCGATAACAGCCCGGCCGGAATCCCGTATCTATCGAACGAAAAAATTTGTTCAGCGTTATAAAACTTCCGTTATAACAGCTCTTGTAGCAGCAGTTTTATTGATTAGTACTACGATTTTTGCCGTTTGGCAGGCCGCTGAAGCCAATTCCCAAAGAGAAGTTGCTGAAATGCATTTTGAAAATATTTGGGAGCTTGCTAATTCACTGATATTTGATCTTCATGACGCCGTATCAACCCTCCCGGGTTCTACTCCGGCCCGCGAACTGATTGTTGAACAAGCATTAGATTATCTCGATCAGCTTTCAGACACAGATAACGCAACTCCTGATCTCCTTCTTGATCTTGCCAGAGCATATCAAAAAGTAGGCGACGTTCAGGGAAATCCAACCAATAACAATCTTGGAGATCACCAGGAAGCTCTGCTGAGCTACAATAAGGCCATTGAAATTGCAAATACCGTTTTGATACAGGATTCATCAAACACCCGGGCCCGCGAAATAATGGCGATGATTTACGAAAAAATGGGAGATGTAGAAGGAGTTCTGGGAGAACTTGAGTCCGCAGAGCAGAGCCAGGTCGCATCGTTGAACTTGTACCAATCCATTGCTGAACAATTTCCTGATGATCCCTCAAGGCAGTTTTCATACGCTGTCTCGCTCATCAAATTGGGTGACCTGATGGGAAATCCGAACTTCAGCAATTTAGAAAATCCGGAAGAATCGCACCGTCTTTACCGGGAGGCTGAAACCATTCTGTTACCCATTTACAATCGCAACCCGCAGAATACCCGGTACATAAAATACCTGGGAATTGTTTATGAGCGGATGGGAACTATGTTCGAGTATGAAGATCGATTAGAAGAGGCCGCGTGGTGTTTTGAAGAGTCTATGAAACTGAGAACTCAACTGGTTGAACTTGAACCAATGAATACAGAAGCGGTCCGCGACAAAGCTGTTGCTCACGAAAAGATGGGGCACATCTTAAAACAGTCGCACAAATTGGATGAAGCTTTAACCCAATATTTGGAATCTCTTGAGATGTTTTCCTGGCTTGCAGAGATCGATCCTCAAAACTCGCAGGCACAGCAATCTGTGGCTATCAGTTATATCCATCTTGGAGACCTCTACTACCATCCCGATGATCCCAGTTTTGACGATCCGGCACAGTCGCGTGAGTATTTTAAGCAGTCAAAAGAAATTCTTCTTGATTTAGCTGAAAACGACACAGCAAATACACGAACTGATTTTTTAATTGGACTTGTGAACCGCCGGTTGGATGCAATAGAAAATTGATGACAGCTTTATACCTACAAAAAAAAGTCCGTCACTTTGTAGTGAGACATTGGATATCTTCCTGCCATAATTTAGTCGGTTTTTAAACACCATATCTCAGCCAGATTTTACTTTTTTAGCTTTCTCAGACATCCAATATCTGCCCGATTTGGTGTTTGCCACCAGACTTTGATATACTCTTTTCGATATCGGCAATAAACATTTTAAAGACTCTATTTTGGATCTAAATCGCAACATCCTCCGTAACCGCCACCGCCTTTCTGAACGACAGATTGATGATTTTCTGGAAGAAAAATCTGCCAATGAAACTCCGCAAGATCGTATGCAGCGAATGCAGCAAATTGCCTTGTTACTGAAAATTATAAAGCTTTTGAGAGAGCATGGTATTGAGGTTATAAATCTGAAGGGACCTCTTTTGTCAGAACGTATTTACGGCGATCCCACCTACCGCTACTCCCGCGATTTCGATATTCTCGTTGAGCCACATGAAGTAAATAAAACATTTAATTTACTTCATAAAGAAGGCTACTCTTTCCCCGGTTTTAAATGGCCGGGATCCAAAAAAAGACAGGAAATTGCACTCCATTTTTTGAACCAGATTGAGATGGTCCATGAAAAATCCGGGGTGATGATTGAGATCCACTGGAAACTGTTTTCAACAAGAATCACACAACAAAAAACACTCGATCACTTGATGCAGGAAAATATTGAAACTGTTGAGTTTGGGGGAGTGGAATTAAACAGGTTCTCGAATGAATTTGAACTGTTTTACCTGATTGTCCACGGGGGGATCCATGCATGGTTTCGGCTCAAGTGGTTAGTTGATATTCGTGAAATGCTAAACCGAAAAACAATTGATTGGGAATCATTTCATCACATCATATCTGATTGCAATGCTCAAAGATTAACAGGAATCTGCAACGCTATGCTTCGCGAATATTTTCCCGACGGGACTCAACTTCCCAATACTTCTTCCGCTCCAAATCATCTCTCAAAAATTGCTTCTAAACAGTGCCGACGGCAGGAGAACGATCCTAAAGCCTCAATAAGCAATACCATGCGGTTGTTATTTTACAGGGTGCAATTGTTCCCTGGTTTTTACCATAAATTGGATGTATCAAAAGTCCTCACATTTTATAAAACGGATCTAAAGTACAACTGGCTGCCGCCTTACAAATTTGTCTACTACCTGTTTCGCCCGGTTGGGTACCTGTTGAGGAGAGTTGGGGTTTTGAAGTAGTTTCAATTTATCCTCGGAATTAAACATGCTTTACTCAAACTCGACAGCCGAATCCAGTCAAGAGACCCGTCGGGTTTTTTGCGGCAAGAGTATCAACAATCAAAATCAGCTATTGCCTGTGGATAGAGAAACGGGCTCGATGTCAAACTCGACAGCCGAATCCATCGAGACTTGGGTTTTTTGCGGCAAGAGTATCAACAATCAAAATCAGCTATTGCCTGTGGATAGAGAAACCCGACGGGTCTTTGTTAATTTTTGTTTCCCTGCCGTTTATGCCTTCTTCCGCTAAATTCTTTATAATCCATCAGTCAACTTCTAACCAAGGTTTAAATTCTTATGGGGATATTTTTGTGGCTGTTGCTTGTCGTGGCACTTCTGGTTTGGGGAACTGTGCGATGGAATTTGCATCCGTTTTTGGGACTCTTGCTGAGTGCAATTATCATTGGGTTTCTTGCCTCACTTCCTGTTTCTGATATTATCTCCGCCATTGGAAGCGGATTTGGTTCCACACTCGGCAGCATCGGGATTGTGATTGCGGCTGGTGCCATCATTGGCGAGTACCTGGACCGAAGTGGAGGTGCGCAAGTGCTCGCCAATAAAATCCTGGATACGGTGGGAGAGAAGAACGCCCCGCTCTCTATGAGCCTGACCGGTTACATCGTCTCCATTCCGGTGTTTTGTGATTCGGGA of Balneolaceae bacterium contains these proteins:
- a CDS encoding ECF-type sigma factor — its product is MANRSRELTKILNSFSENSESINEALPLVYDELRVLAQRELRHERKGHTLNTTALVHEAYMKLINHPPKGEWDGRHHFFGIAARAMRQILVNYAKKKNRKKRGGKQTPAEFDEGIYLSTEKAEEIVALDEALGRLEKINERQARVIECRYFAGYNIEETADILEISPATVKRDWTVAKAWLYNQIYPAE
- a CDS encoding protein kinase, with the protein product MQKEQWLEIEKYFHQALELSKGEREVFFRNLKSSNPETASSVKKLLKSHFESEHFLQHPVLDDLISIPNQRIGPWKIIRQIGKGGMSIVYLAERADGRFSREVAVKFLYGLDNNRDMQQRMKTEQSILAQLNHPNICKLLDAGIHQNRPYFIMEYIDGPVIDNWCISKNLSVRERLSLFMQVCDAVSYAHQRLIVHRDIKPSNILVDSSGTVKLLDFGIAKIIGDQEKNRSVTLTGNHVMTPEYASPEQIQNHPITTATDVYALGQLLFLLLTDTLPFDFTKKSTYEISKTISEIDPVKPSQKITETALEESSERTTLGGFTRKQAAKQLRGDLDNIVLKALRKDPQRRYQSAENLKADILNYTENRPITARPESRIYRTKKFVQRYKTSVITALVAAVLLISTTIFAVWQAAEANSQREVAEMHFENIWELANSLIFDLHDAVSTLPGSTPARELIVEQALDYLDQLSDTDNATPDLLLDLARAYQKVGDVQGNPTNNNLGDHQEALLSYNKAIEIANTVLIQDSSNTRAREIMAMIYEKMGDVEGVLGELESAEQSQVASLNLYQSIAEQFPDDPSRQFSYAVSLIKLGDLMGNPNFSNLENPEESHRLYREAETILLPIYNRNPQNTRYIKYLGIVYERMGTMFEYEDRLEEAAWCFEESMKLRTQLVELEPMNTEAVRDKAVAHEKMGHILKQSHKLDEALTQYLESLEMFSWLAEIDPQNSQAQQSVAISYIHLGDLYYHPDDPSFDDPAQSREYFKQSKEILLDLAENDTANTRTDFLIGLVNRRLDAIEN
- a CDS encoding nucleotidyltransferase family protein, with protein sequence MDLNRNILRNRHRLSERQIDDFLEEKSANETPQDRMQRMQQIALLLKIIKLLREHGIEVINLKGPLLSERIYGDPTYRYSRDFDILVEPHEVNKTFNLLHKEGYSFPGFKWPGSKKRQEIALHFLNQIEMVHEKSGVMIEIHWKLFSTRITQQKTLDHLMQENIETVEFGGVELNRFSNEFELFYLIVHGGIHAWFRLKWLVDIREMLNRKTIDWESFHHIISDCNAQRLTGICNAMLREYFPDGTQLPNTSSAPNHLSKIASKQCRRQENDPKASISNTMRLLFYRVQLFPGFYHKLDVSKVLTFYKTDLKYNWLPPYKFVYYLFRPVGYLLRRVGVLK
- a CDS encoding SLC13 family permease, yielding MGIFLWLLLVVALLVWGTVRWNLHPFLGLLLSAIIIGFLASLPVSDIISAIGSGFGSTLGSIGIVIAAGAIIGEYLDRSGGAQVLANKILDTVGEKNAPLSMSLTGYIVSIPVFCDSGFIVLSALNKAISKRAKIPLTVLAVALASGLYATHVFVPPTPGPLAAAATLGCRCGMGFDSRADCFHPRDGHCISLGYHLVQEFFN